The proteins below are encoded in one region of Neoasaia chiangmaiensis:
- a CDS encoding class II 3-deoxy-7-phosphoheptulonate synthase, with product MNPDREPVLQAGWTPTSWRSYPIRQMPHYRDAAALNVVEERLRQYPPLVFAGESRRLKAQLAQAARGEAFVLQGGACAESFDEFTADIVRDTFRVLLQMAVVLTFAAKVPVIKIGRMAGQYAKPRSSDTETQDGVTLPCYRGDIINGAAFTPTAREPDPARMESGYFQSAGVMNLLRAFASGGYANLHEVHRWNLGFVERSPLAARYRDLAQRIDETLSFMGACGFDQRAPQINETDFYTSHEALLLPYEQALTRVDSLSGDWYDCSAHFVWIGDRTRQPDGAHVEFLRGVRNPIGIKVGPTTTIGDLEKLLEILNPHDEPGRITLISRMGAGKVRDHLPPLLDAVRRTGRTVTWICDPMHGNTMTTAGKIKTRSFDAILDEVRGFFDVFAQAGLRPGGIHIEMTGQDVTECVGGAQCLTEADLAGRYETFCDPRLNAEQSLELAFLLAGELTRHFR from the coding sequence ATGAATCCCGATCGTGAGCCCGTATTGCAAGCCGGCTGGACGCCGACGAGCTGGCGGTCGTATCCGATCCGTCAGATGCCGCATTATCGCGATGCGGCAGCATTGAATGTCGTCGAGGAGCGTCTGCGTCAGTATCCTCCGCTTGTCTTTGCCGGAGAGTCGCGCCGCCTGAAGGCTCAATTGGCGCAGGCCGCGCGTGGTGAAGCCTTCGTGTTGCAAGGTGGTGCCTGCGCCGAAAGCTTCGATGAATTCACGGCCGATATCGTGCGCGACACCTTCCGCGTGTTGTTGCAGATGGCCGTCGTTCTGACTTTTGCCGCCAAGGTGCCAGTTATCAAGATCGGGCGCATGGCCGGGCAATATGCCAAGCCACGTTCGTCGGACACGGAAACGCAGGACGGCGTGACGTTGCCCTGCTACCGTGGCGATATCATTAACGGTGCGGCATTCACGCCGACGGCGCGCGAGCCGGATCCGGCGCGTATGGAGAGCGGATATTTCCAGTCCGCCGGTGTTATGAACCTCCTGCGGGCGTTCGCGTCGGGTGGTTATGCCAACCTGCACGAGGTGCATCGGTGGAACCTTGGTTTCGTGGAGCGTTCGCCGCTGGCGGCTCGTTACCGCGATCTGGCCCAGCGCATCGACGAGACATTGTCGTTTATGGGAGCGTGCGGTTTCGACCAGCGTGCGCCGCAGATCAATGAGACCGATTTCTATACGTCGCACGAGGCGTTGCTGCTGCCCTATGAGCAGGCGCTGACGCGCGTCGATAGCCTGAGCGGCGACTGGTACGATTGCTCGGCGCATTTCGTCTGGATCGGCGACCGCACCCGCCAGCCGGACGGGGCGCATGTCGAATTTCTGCGCGGCGTGCGCAATCCGATCGGCATCAAGGTCGGGCCGACGACGACCATCGGCGATCTGGAGAAGCTGCTCGAAATCCTCAATCCGCATGACGAACCGGGGCGCATCACGCTGATCTCACGCATGGGTGCCGGCAAGGTTCGCGATCATCTGCCGCCACTCCTGGACGCCGTTCGACGCACCGGGCGGACAGTGACGTGGATCTGCGATCCGATGCATGGCAACACCATGACGACCGCGGGCAAGATCAAGACACGCTCTTTTGACGCCATACTCGACGAAGTGCGTGGATTTTTCGATGTCTTTGCCCAGGCTGGCTTGCGGCCCGGTGGCATTCATATTGAGATGACGGGTCAGGACGTCACGGAATGCGTCGGGGGTGCCCAGTGCTTGACCGAGGCGGATCTGGCCGGTCGCTACGAGACGTTCTGCGATCCGCGCCTGAATGCCGAACAATCGCTCGAACTGGCGTTCCTGCTGGCGGGCGAACTGACGCGTCATTTTCGGTGA
- the alkB gene encoding DNA oxidative demethylase AlkB, giving the protein MMSDLFDRLRQPVALADGALFLPGAALPAADRLWAAVQDVMRSAPLRRLSTPGGRALSAEMSNCGIWGWHSDRQGYRYVSADPMTGGPWPSIPEVMRALAADMACRAGYENFEPQLCLINRYVPGARMGLHQDRDEQAMAAPIVSVSLGLPARFLFGGLTRDAPRQTVVLQHGDVVVWGGPSRLAFHGVSPIRPGHHALTGGYRYNLTFRRVT; this is encoded by the coding sequence ATGATGAGCGATCTGTTCGACAGGTTGCGCCAGCCGGTCGCACTGGCCGACGGTGCCTTATTCCTGCCGGGCGCGGCATTGCCGGCGGCCGACAGGCTTTGGGCGGCCGTGCAGGATGTCATGCGATCAGCACCGCTGCGGCGCCTGAGCACGCCTGGCGGTCGTGCCTTATCCGCGGAAATGAGCAATTGCGGCATTTGGGGGTGGCATTCGGACCGCCAGGGATATCGCTACGTTTCCGCCGATCCGATGACAGGTGGTCCTTGGCCATCGATCCCGGAGGTGATGCGTGCGCTTGCCGCCGATATGGCGTGCCGAGCCGGCTATGAGAACTTCGAGCCGCAGCTTTGCCTCATCAACCGATATGTGCCGGGTGCGCGCATGGGATTGCATCAGGACCGCGACGAGCAGGCGATGGCCGCGCCGATCGTATCGGTATCCCTGGGACTGCCTGCGCGTTTTCTTTTCGGCGGCCTGACACGCGATGCGCCGAGGCAGACCGTGGTGCTGCAACATGGCGACGTGGTGGTGTGGGGCGGTCCTTCGAGGCTGGCGTTCCATGGGGTTTCGCCCATCAGGCCTGGGCACCATGCCTTGACGGGTGGCTATCGCTACAACCTGACATTTCGGCGGGTAACGTGA
- a CDS encoding alpha/beta fold hydrolase encodes MPFITTRDNVNLHVKDTGNGRPVLLIHGWPLTGDMWEYQTLALQEAGYRVITYDRRGFGQSSHPIGPYDYDTLAADLATIIEELDLTDLTLVGFSMGGGEVARYLSRYGSARIAGVALIASVVPGLLKSEHNPDGIEIDTFANIKSQIRKDRFHFLQEFGRTFYGVGVLHKPVSEALLNWSFILAVMASPMATLECVDSWSLTDFRPDLAAFNVPTLIIHGSGDATVPAAVSGKRAASLLPNAHYIEYEGAPHGLFATVPDRLNQDLLAFLNKTAI; translated from the coding sequence ATGCCGTTCATCACGACCCGCGATAACGTCAATCTTCACGTCAAGGATACGGGCAACGGACGCCCCGTGTTACTGATTCACGGCTGGCCCCTGACCGGAGACATGTGGGAATATCAGACACTTGCCCTTCAGGAGGCAGGATATCGGGTCATCACCTATGACCGCCGCGGCTTCGGCCAGTCGAGCCATCCTATCGGCCCCTACGACTACGATACGCTGGCGGCCGATCTGGCGACGATCATTGAGGAACTCGATCTCACCGATCTCACACTCGTCGGCTTCTCGATGGGCGGTGGCGAAGTTGCCCGTTACCTGTCGCGCTATGGTAGCGCCCGCATCGCCGGCGTGGCGCTGATTGCCTCCGTCGTGCCCGGCCTGCTGAAGTCGGAACACAATCCGGATGGTATCGAGATCGATACTTTCGCCAATATCAAATCGCAGATCCGGAAAGACCGTTTTCACTTTCTTCAGGAATTCGGCCGAACATTTTATGGCGTTGGCGTATTGCACAAGCCGGTCAGCGAAGCGCTGCTGAACTGGAGCTTCATCCTCGCGGTCATGGCAAGTCCGATGGCGACGCTTGAGTGCGTGGACTCATGGAGCCTGACCGACTTCCGGCCCGATCTGGCCGCGTTCAACGTGCCGACCCTTATCATCCACGGGTCCGGCGATGCCACGGTTCCGGCAGCCGTCAGCGGCAAGCGCGCCGCGAGCCTCCTTCCAAACGCGCATTACATCGAATACGAAGGCGCACCGCACGGACTGTTCGCGACAGTCCCCGACCGGCTCAATCAGGACCTGCTGGCATTCCTCAACAAGACGGCAATCTGA